ACCAAATATTTTCCAAAGAATGGTAGGCTTTTTAAAAGGTGTTCACCATGAATTAAGAAAAGTTACCTGGTTGACCAGAGATGAATTGCTTAAACAAACAGGCGTAGTAGCTGGTATTGTTGGGATATTCACCCTTCTCGTTTGGGTTGTTGATTCAGGATTAGGTGCACTTGCCGCGTTATTTATAAACAGATAGGTAAGGGAGAACCATGGATAGTAATCAACACGAACAGGCCCAATGGTTTGTC
This is a stretch of genomic DNA from Acetobacterium woodii DSM 1030. It encodes these proteins:
- the secE gene encoding preprotein translocase subunit SecE; this encodes MATTKKTKNASSKKGKENTQEQAQKTGDKAANLVKEEKKTPQSTAKNEKKPQKKSNEKNKQPNIFQRMVGFLKGVHHELRKVTWLTRDELLKQTGVVAGIVGIFTLLVWVVDSGLGALAALFINR